The following are encoded in a window of Streptomyces griseiscabiei genomic DNA:
- the pdxR gene encoding MocR-like pyridoxine biosynthesis transcription factor PdxR — protein sequence MDAMGRSTTPRSEGSKTRSASGSDFLQLDIGQAPPGGRTTWLTDRLRSAITDGRLPVGTRLPASRVLAEELRVTRGVVTEAYRRLAESGQIAGRGRHGTVVVAAPAAPRAHARDTAGPGPALFGSADREGIVDALRALPCRIDLSPGVPDLAAFPRTAWLRAERAVLSGVTPADFGYGDPRGAPALRRAVVGWLARNRGIRADADEVVIVAGVAQALSLLGRLLRAEGTHRLAVEDPGSLGARQQLEYGGLTIVPVPVDGDGLDVGALRASGARAVLMTPAHQFPTGVVLGGERRRDLLSWAAEGGVVIEDDYDAEHRYDRPPVPALRSLLPEGVCHTGSVSKLLAPALRVGWLLVPAHRHDAVVAAKRYADLGNGVLTQLTLAHLMDSGELERHLRHVRLRHRRRRDMMLRAVETHLPGARVHGAAAGLHLMISFEGARAGFHDSDLAAAALARGVKAHPLSWHRMTPGPPGLVLGYAAGPAHEIDEGIALLGEALREM from the coding sequence ATGGATGCCATGGGCAGGTCCACGACACCACGGTCCGAGGGGTCCAAAACACGCTCCGCGAGCGGTTCGGACTTCCTCCAGCTGGACATCGGCCAGGCACCGCCCGGCGGTCGCACCACCTGGCTCACCGACCGGCTGCGGTCCGCCATCACGGACGGCCGGCTGCCCGTCGGCACCCGGCTGCCCGCCAGCCGCGTACTCGCCGAGGAACTGCGCGTCACCCGGGGCGTGGTGACCGAGGCCTACCGGCGGCTCGCGGAGTCCGGCCAGATCGCCGGTCGCGGCCGACACGGCACCGTCGTCGTCGCGGCACCCGCCGCGCCCCGCGCCCACGCCCGTGACACGGCGGGGCCCGGTCCCGCGCTGTTCGGCTCGGCCGACCGCGAAGGCATCGTCGACGCGCTGCGCGCCCTGCCCTGCCGTATCGACCTCTCCCCGGGCGTCCCCGACCTCGCCGCCTTCCCGCGCACCGCCTGGCTGCGTGCCGAACGCGCCGTCCTCTCGGGCGTCACCCCGGCCGACTTCGGCTACGGCGACCCCCGGGGCGCCCCCGCGCTGCGCCGGGCCGTGGTCGGCTGGCTGGCCCGCAACCGCGGTATCCGCGCCGACGCGGACGAGGTCGTGATCGTCGCCGGGGTCGCGCAGGCCCTCTCCCTGCTCGGACGACTCCTGCGGGCGGAGGGGACCCACCGTCTCGCCGTCGAGGACCCCGGCTCCCTGGGCGCACGCCAGCAGCTGGAGTACGGGGGCCTCACGATCGTCCCGGTCCCGGTGGACGGCGACGGGCTCGACGTGGGCGCCCTGCGTGCCTCGGGTGCCCGAGCGGTGCTGATGACCCCGGCCCACCAGTTCCCCACCGGTGTGGTCCTCGGCGGGGAACGCCGCCGCGACCTGCTGAGCTGGGCGGCCGAGGGCGGCGTGGTCATCGAGGACGACTACGACGCCGAGCACCGCTACGACCGGCCACCGGTGCCGGCGCTGCGCTCGCTGCTGCCCGAGGGCGTCTGCCACACCGGCAGCGTCTCCAAACTGCTCGCGCCCGCGCTGCGGGTGGGCTGGCTCCTCGTCCCCGCGCACCGGCACGACGCCGTCGTCGCCGCGAAGCGCTACGCCGACCTCGGCAACGGCGTCCTCACCCAGCTCACCCTGGCCCACCTCATGGACTCCGGCGAACTCGAACGCCATCTGCGCCATGTCCGGCTGCGTCACCGCCGGCGCCGGGACATGATGCTGCGCGCCGTCGAGACGCATCTGCCCGGTGCCCGTGTGCACGGGGCTGCCGCCGGCCTGCATCTGATGATCAGCTTCGAAGGCGCGCGGGCCGGCTTCCACGACAGCGACCTCGCCGCGGCCGCCCTCGCCCGGGGCGTCAAGGCACACCCCCTGTCCTGGCACCGGATGACCCCCGGCCCGCCCGGCCTGGTCCTCGGCTACGCGGCCGGCCCCGCCCACGAGATCGACGAGGGCATCGCCCTCCTCGGCGAGGCCCTGCGCGAGATGTGA
- a CDS encoding RICIN domain-containing protein has protein sequence MSFADPLPASQAPDPETAPGMSDDALVAALRMSRTVEGTTPVAALIARHGPAVSDYAEICAFGSSALARVLASASFRHVVRDLQRAGSTDALRPRLLVAVRDSARARSQTGAAPRVSYDRAGTAEGDGPSPPSVTENRHLSHVAFLRLPRTTQYVLWHLEVEAEPSAVPAALLGVEGDIPPFELDRAREQLRSALLRTHVENSAGRECRDYSRLLDAPSHGAGSTLPEVQLHLDRCSYCQDTAEQLRLCATEPGVLLAEALLGDSAHPYLAACRARPARTASGATAAGAPDARPSDAAPTPQRPARRGRPRAIPARRGRKFFIVGIAVGSAAVAAALVVAGTSSDSSSTAPVTQRPTPTPTPTPTPSPASPTTSTGLPVPPDSGRLRNAAADLCMDVRGTPPERGAEVTLSACSASDTQRWTYLEDGLLRNLAEPKLCLDAGGDDEVLDLEFCDSSGDVSFGLRFDLSPEGELLTRDESDLVIAPASPEADTILVPSPRNGEAEQRWLVEPASGTSTSGD, from the coding sequence GTGTCTTTCGCCGACCCGCTTCCCGCAAGCCAGGCTCCCGACCCCGAGACCGCTCCGGGGATGTCCGACGACGCCCTCGTCGCCGCGCTGCGGATGTCCCGGACCGTCGAAGGGACGACGCCGGTCGCGGCGTTGATCGCGCGCCACGGGCCCGCGGTCTCCGACTACGCGGAGATCTGCGCCTTCGGTTCGTCCGCCCTCGCGCGCGTACTCGCCTCCGCGTCGTTCCGTCATGTGGTGCGGGACCTCCAGAGGGCCGGGTCCACCGATGCCCTGCGTCCGCGCCTGCTCGTCGCCGTTCGGGACAGCGCGCGTGCGCGCTCACAGACAGGCGCCGCCCCGAGGGTGTCGTACGACCGGGCGGGGACCGCCGAGGGCGACGGGCCGTCACCGCCCTCGGTCACCGAGAACCGGCATCTGAGCCATGTCGCCTTTCTGCGGCTGCCGAGGACCACGCAGTACGTTCTGTGGCATCTGGAGGTGGAGGCCGAACCGTCGGCCGTTCCCGCGGCCCTGCTCGGTGTCGAGGGGGACATACCCCCCTTCGAATTGGACCGGGCGCGGGAGCAGTTGCGCTCGGCGCTCCTGCGCACCCATGTCGAGAATTCGGCCGGGAGAGAGTGCCGGGACTACAGCCGTCTCCTCGACGCGCCCTCGCACGGTGCCGGTTCCACGCTGCCCGAGGTGCAACTGCATCTGGATCGGTGCTCCTACTGCCAGGACACCGCCGAGCAGCTCAGGCTCTGCGCCACGGAACCGGGCGTCCTGCTGGCCGAAGCGCTCCTCGGCGACAGTGCCCACCCCTATCTCGCCGCGTGCCGGGCACGGCCGGCGCGGACGGCGTCCGGTGCCACGGCCGCCGGGGCACCCGACGCCCGCCCCTCGGACGCCGCGCCGACGCCGCAGCGGCCCGCGCGGAGGGGGAGGCCCCGGGCGATTCCGGCCCGCAGGGGCAGGAAGTTCTTCATCGTCGGGATCGCCGTCGGTTCGGCCGCTGTCGCGGCGGCGCTCGTCGTGGCCGGTACGTCGTCCGACAGCTCCTCGACGGCTCCGGTGACCCAGCGGCCCACGCCCACGCCCACGCCCACTCCCACGCCGTCGCCCGCGTCGCCCACGACCTCGACCGGCCTCCCCGTCCCCCCGGACAGCGGCCGACTGCGCAACGCCGCCGCCGACCTGTGCATGGATGTCCGGGGGACGCCGCCCGAGCGTGGCGCGGAGGTCACCCTGTCCGCCTGCTCGGCCTCCGATACGCAGCGGTGGACCTACCTGGAGGACGGGCTGCTGCGCAATCTCGCGGAGCCGAAGCTGTGTCTGGACGCCGGCGGGGACGACGAGGTGCTGGATCTGGAGTTCTGCGACTCCTCGGGCGATGTCTCGTTCGGTCTCCGCTTCGACCTCAGCCCCGAGGGGGAACTCCTCACCCGCGACGAGAGCGACCTCGTGATCGCGCCCGCCTCGCCCGAGGCCGACACCATCCTCGTACCGAGTCCCCGGAACGGGGAGGCGGAACAGCGCTGGCTGGTCGAGCCGGCCTCGGGAACGTCCACGTCCGGGGATTGA
- a CDS encoding pyruvate, phosphate dikinase, which yields MRWIRALSADVGEGADTLGGKALGLVLLHRLGLRVPAGFVVTAEACRAFLRDGHMPDGFHDELAAAVADLERVTCRAFGGTRQPLVVSVRSGARVSMPGMMSTVLNLGLTTGATAGLAAETGDGAFAEDARQRFLAGLADATTTDAPVPDDAHQQLELAIEAVFSSWNAPRARAYRALHDIPHDLGTATIVQSMVFGNRDAHSGTGVAFSRNPDTGANTPYGEVLFGHQGEDVVSGRSTTRPLHALADREPAVWAELRDALGRIEGHYRDACYTEFTYQSGELWLLQARPGRFVGGAAVRLVTDLVDEQVIDRHEALRRISAQHLGHVRTPRIASSEETLVLARGVGACPGVAVGLVATTPERAVRLARDAPVVLVRPETSPHDMHGIAVAAGVVTARGGPASHAAVVARALGKPAVVGARGLGFDSGAGAVTAGGLRLDDGTLVTIDGTSGEVVLGRPDVVTEPAGDHLRRLLAWADDVSGDHSPRGEPERLAAAHAELASHHDT from the coding sequence ATGAGATGGATCCGCGCGCTCTCCGCCGACGTCGGCGAGGGAGCGGACACGCTGGGCGGCAAGGCGCTCGGTCTCGTCCTCCTGCACCGCCTCGGGCTGCGGGTACCGGCCGGGTTCGTCGTCACCGCGGAGGCCTGCCGCGCCTTCCTTCGGGACGGCCACATGCCCGACGGGTTCCACGACGAGCTCGCGGCCGCCGTCGCCGACCTCGAACGGGTCACCTGCCGCGCCTTCGGCGGGACGCGGCAACCGCTCGTGGTGTCCGTCCGCTCCGGCGCCCGTGTGTCCATGCCCGGGATGATGAGCACGGTCCTCAACCTCGGCCTCACCACCGGGGCCACCGCCGGCCTGGCCGCCGAGACGGGCGACGGGGCGTTCGCCGAGGACGCGCGGCAGCGGTTCCTGGCGGGCCTCGCCGACGCGACCACCACCGACGCGCCGGTCCCGGACGACGCCCACCAGCAGCTGGAGCTGGCGATCGAGGCCGTGTTCTCGTCCTGGAACGCGCCACGCGCCCGCGCCTACCGCGCCCTGCACGACATCCCGCACGATCTCGGCACGGCCACGATCGTCCAGTCGATGGTGTTCGGAAACCGCGACGCCCACAGCGGCACCGGGGTCGCGTTCAGCCGGAACCCCGACACCGGTGCGAACACCCCGTACGGCGAGGTCCTGTTCGGGCACCAGGGAGAGGACGTCGTGTCCGGCAGGTCCACGACCCGGCCGCTGCACGCCCTCGCCGACCGGGAACCGGCGGTGTGGGCGGAGCTGCGCGACGCCCTGGGCCGGATCGAGGGGCACTACCGGGACGCCTGCTACACCGAGTTCACCTACCAGTCCGGCGAACTGTGGCTCCTCCAGGCCAGGCCCGGCCGGTTCGTCGGCGGCGCCGCCGTCCGCCTCGTCACCGACCTCGTCGACGAGCAGGTCATCGACCGTCACGAGGCGCTGCGCAGAATCTCCGCCCAGCACCTCGGACACGTCCGCACACCGCGCATCGCCTCGTCCGAGGAGACTCTTGTGCTCGCCCGGGGAGTCGGCGCCTGTCCGGGCGTCGCGGTCGGCCTGGTGGCGACCACCCCGGAGCGGGCGGTGCGCCTGGCCAGGGACGCCCCGGTGGTCCTGGTACGCCCGGAGACCTCCCCGCACGACATGCACGGCATCGCCGTCGCCGCCGGAGTCGTCACCGCGCGAGGAGGACCGGCCAGTCACGCCGCGGTCGTCGCGCGCGCCCTGGGCAAGCCCGCGGTCGTGGGTGCCCGCGGCCTCGGCTTCGACAGCGGCGCCGGCGCTGTGACGGCCGGCGGTCTCCGTCTCGACGACGGCACCCTCGTCACCATCGACGGGACCAGTGGCGAGGTCGTCCTCGGCCGCCCCGATGTCGTCACCGAACCGGCCGGCGACCACCTGCGCCGACTGCTCGCCTGGGCCGACGACGTCTCCGGCGACCACTCGCCACGCGGCGAACCCGAGCGCCTCGCCGCGGCCCACGCCGAACTGGCGTCCCACCACGACACCTGA
- a CDS encoding transcriptional regulator: protein MTWSEAHTAPHEAHTAPRTAHTGPWVLHALRCVGAASLGRLDAVTGLGEATVETQLIDLGAAGLVTRFPGDTPCWALTDAGRTADAERIADELATAGARGAVEAAFDRFLVLNPELLDLCAAWQLRTVDGVVSANDHRDPAYDARVLDRFADLDRRVAPVCAELSGALPRFGRYRIRLGDALARAAAGELVYVTDGTTSYHTVWAELHEDLLATLGKRR from the coding sequence ATGACCTGGTCGGAAGCTCACACCGCACCGCACGAAGCCCACACCGCGCCTCGCACGGCACACACCGGTCCGTGGGTGCTGCACGCCCTGCGCTGTGTCGGCGCCGCGAGCCTCGGCCGCCTCGACGCGGTCACGGGGCTCGGCGAAGCCACCGTCGAGACCCAGCTCATCGACCTCGGGGCCGCCGGTCTCGTCACCCGGTTCCCCGGGGACACGCCCTGCTGGGCGCTCACCGACGCGGGCCGTACCGCGGACGCCGAGCGGATCGCGGACGAACTCGCCACGGCCGGCGCCCGCGGTGCCGTCGAGGCGGCGTTCGACCGGTTCCTCGTCCTCAACCCGGAGCTGCTCGACCTCTGCGCGGCCTGGCAACTGCGTACCGTCGACGGCGTCGTGAGCGCCAACGACCATCGCGACCCCGCCTACGACGCCCGGGTCCTCGACCGGTTCGCCGACCTCGACCGGCGCGTCGCCCCCGTCTGCGCCGAACTCTCCGGCGCCCTGCCCCGCTTCGGCCGCTACCGGATCCGCCTCGGCGACGCCCTCGCCCGCGCCGCCGCCGGCGAGCTGGTGTACGTCACCGACGGCACCACCTCGTACCACACCGTGTGGGCCGAACTGCACGAAGATCTGCTGGCCACCCTGGGCAAGCGACGATGA
- a CDS encoding TetR/AcrR family transcriptional regulator — protein MARLTRAQRQEQTRAAVLVAAREEFTEHGYAEAKVDRIAERAELTRGAVYSNFTGKRALYLAVLAEAAERCVAAAEPPVESPDSARRALGAFARVWLERLPLAGDTPGSGQLQLRSLSGVLDTAPARAALAELVRFEALLLALALESLPGSGARMVRRAALALTLLHGAAGLAENAPGTGDPFDLAGAAEHLAGIALTDDAEPPHVPFVAPARPVQDRWVPPGGPRDEITGRPVDLDDDGVVVVLGVARLSAAEEAVRAARPGDEVTLVVVTGDPAETGRLARLRLLDLVGCLRRVFAAGELPRLRVVFGEDGAIPAALGADPVDDGTEFAVRVADGLIVARAEGRGAGHAAAAHGAVGRSRRKRPEAT, from the coding sequence ATGGCGCGGTTGACCCGGGCACAGCGGCAGGAGCAGACGCGGGCCGCGGTGCTGGTCGCGGCCCGCGAGGAGTTCACCGAACACGGCTACGCGGAGGCCAAGGTCGACCGCATCGCCGAGCGGGCCGAGCTGACCCGGGGCGCTGTCTACTCCAACTTCACCGGCAAGCGCGCCCTCTACCTCGCGGTGCTCGCCGAGGCCGCCGAGCGGTGCGTGGCCGCCGCCGAACCGCCGGTGGAATCGCCCGACTCCGCCAGGCGGGCGCTCGGCGCGTTCGCCCGGGTCTGGCTCGAACGCCTCCCGCTCGCCGGCGACACCCCGGGGAGCGGGCAGTTGCAACTGCGCTCGCTGTCCGGCGTGCTCGACACCGCGCCCGCCCGGGCCGCGCTCGCCGAACTCGTACGGTTCGAGGCCCTGTTGCTCGCCCTCGCCCTGGAGTCGCTCCCCGGGTCCGGCGCCCGGATGGTGCGCCGTGCCGCGCTGGCCCTGACCCTGCTGCACGGCGCGGCCGGCCTCGCGGAGAACGCCCCCGGGACCGGCGACCCGTTCGACCTGGCCGGCGCCGCCGAGCACCTGGCCGGCATCGCCCTCACGGACGACGCGGAGCCGCCCCACGTCCCCTTCGTCGCTCCGGCGCGGCCGGTGCAGGACCGATGGGTGCCACCCGGTGGTCCGCGCGACGAGATCACCGGCCGCCCGGTCGACCTCGACGACGACGGCGTGGTCGTCGTGTTGGGCGTGGCCCGGCTGTCGGCGGCCGAGGAGGCGGTCCGCGCGGCCCGGCCCGGTGACGAGGTGACGCTCGTCGTCGTGACGGGCGACCCGGCCGAGACGGGTCGGCTGGCCCGACTCCGGCTCCTCGACCTCGTCGGCTGTCTGCGTCGGGTCTTCGCGGCCGGTGAACTGCCGCGCCTGCGCGTCGTGTTCGGCGAGGACGGTGCGATCCCCGCGGCTCTCGGCGCGGACCCGGTCGACGACGGCACCGAGTTCGCGGTCCGGGTGGCCGACGGACTGATCGTGGCCCGCGCCGAGGGGCGCGGTGCGGGCCACGCCGCGGCCGCCCACGGCGCCGTCGGCCGCAGCCGCCGGAAGCGGCCCGAAGCCACCTGA
- a CDS encoding AraC family transcriptional regulator, with amino-acid sequence MISALNQLVDLVEEHLSEELDVDGLAGALGTTGYHLRRMFSSLAGMPLSEYVRRRRMTVAAGEVVRGERDLLSIAVRHGYGSSEAFGRAFRAVHGAGPGDVRRDGGPLRTQPQIRFRLTVEGNIPMDTRLVDRPAFRLAGHATRVPLIHQGVNPHIQEHIAALPPQEHLRLKALSDTEPEGLLQVSDDVDPDGREGSELTYLHGVALTRDTPLPDGLDAIEVPAGMWAVFRTSGPHPQALQTTWAATATEWFPSNPWRLRPGPSVVAILDRSDDFTTATCELWLPVEPA; translated from the coding sequence ATGATCTCGGCGCTCAACCAACTCGTCGATCTGGTCGAGGAGCACCTGTCCGAGGAACTCGACGTCGACGGGTTGGCCGGGGCGCTCGGCACGACCGGGTACCACCTGCGCCGGATGTTCTCGTCGCTGGCCGGTATGCCGCTGTCGGAGTACGTGCGCCGGCGGCGCATGACCGTGGCCGCCGGTGAGGTCGTCCGGGGCGAGCGGGATCTGCTGAGCATCGCCGTCCGGCACGGATACGGCTCCAGCGAGGCGTTCGGACGCGCGTTCAGGGCGGTCCACGGGGCCGGCCCCGGCGACGTGCGCCGTGACGGAGGCCCCTTGCGCACACAACCACAGATCAGGTTCCGCCTGACCGTCGAAGGGAACATCCCCATGGACACCCGCCTCGTCGACCGGCCCGCGTTCCGGCTCGCCGGACACGCCACCCGGGTCCCGCTCATCCATCAGGGCGTCAACCCGCACATCCAGGAGCACATCGCCGCGCTGCCGCCGCAGGAGCATCTGCGGCTCAAGGCCCTCAGCGACACCGAGCCCGAGGGCCTGCTGCAGGTCAGCGACGACGTCGATCCCGACGGCCGGGAGGGCAGCGAACTGACCTATCTGCACGGGGTCGCGCTCACCCGGGACACACCGCTCCCGGACGGGCTCGACGCCATCGAGGTACCGGCCGGGATGTGGGCGGTCTTCCGTACCAGCGGACCGCATCCGCAGGCCCTGCAGACGACCTGGGCGGCCACCGCGACCGAGTGGTTCCCGTCCAACCCGTGGCGGCTGCGGCCGGGCCCCTCCGTCGTCGCGATCCTCGACCGCTCGGACGATTTCACGACCGCCACCTGCGAACTGTGGCTTCCCGTCGAACCGGCCTGA
- a CDS encoding bifunctional 3-(3-hydroxy-phenyl)propionate/3-hydroxycinnamic acid hydroxylase, with the protein MTGSTGSTGSTGSADMDMDMDRNADGNVDTDVDVAVVGLGPVGATAANLAHDLGLRVVAFDRAAEVEPRPRAIGFDQEVMRVLAGFGLADAIADHVMPYRPSEYHNGDGRVIKRIHTAPPPHPLGWEPNYVFLQPQVEGALRQRLARADGVDVRLGTEVTEVRLDSDGATVEAVDATGRRQTLRARYVLACDGGGSPLRKRLGLRMDDLGFDQPWLVVDLRLRPGAGAGLPTTNVQFCETARPSTFIVGPGNHRRWEFMINPDERPEDVSHPDFIRALLSRWLPPDDYDLWRAATYRFHALVLGQWRVRRLFFLGDAAHMTPPFLAQGMCQGIRDASNLMWKLALCLRSGAAESLLDTYQQERVPHVRQVTLTTKEFGRLICERDEATAAKRDADLLAELAAEPGGTIRQSLIPGLRTGFLAPEGLPARGDLLPQPRVTDERDRTGLLDEFTGSVFRLVVRHDADAAAAESALRAHRADGGFPVHLVRLVPPGNEAAPSERHEYREEQPVLDSWMRRRSCAAVLARPDHYVFGGVPSTSDLGSLLTSARRQLG; encoded by the coding sequence ATGACGGGCAGCACGGGCAGCACGGGCAGCACCGGAAGTGCGGACATGGACATGGACATGGACAGGAACGCGGACGGGAATGTCGACACGGACGTGGACGTCGCGGTCGTGGGCCTGGGCCCCGTCGGCGCCACGGCGGCGAACCTGGCGCACGACCTCGGTCTCCGGGTGGTCGCGTTCGACCGGGCCGCGGAGGTCGAACCCCGCCCGCGCGCCATCGGCTTCGACCAGGAGGTGATGCGCGTCCTCGCCGGCTTCGGGCTGGCCGACGCGATCGCGGACCACGTCATGCCCTACCGGCCGTCCGAGTACCACAACGGCGACGGCCGGGTCATCAAGCGCATCCACACGGCACCGCCGCCCCATCCCCTCGGCTGGGAACCCAACTACGTCTTCCTGCAGCCCCAGGTGGAGGGCGCCCTGCGGCAGCGTCTCGCGCGGGCGGACGGTGTCGACGTACGCCTCGGTACCGAGGTCACGGAGGTGCGCCTCGACAGCGACGGGGCCACCGTCGAGGCGGTCGACGCGACCGGGCGACGGCAGACGCTGCGGGCCCGCTACGTGCTGGCCTGCGACGGCGGCGGCAGCCCCCTGCGCAAGCGCCTGGGCCTGCGCATGGACGACCTGGGATTCGACCAGCCGTGGCTGGTGGTCGACCTGCGCCTGCGCCCCGGCGCGGGGGCCGGACTGCCCACCACCAACGTCCAGTTCTGCGAGACGGCGCGGCCGAGCACGTTCATCGTCGGACCGGGGAACCACCGCCGGTGGGAGTTCATGATCAACCCCGATGAGCGGCCCGAGGACGTCTCCCACCCGGATTTCATCCGCGCCCTGCTGTCCCGCTGGCTGCCTCCCGACGACTACGACCTGTGGCGCGCGGCCACGTATCGGTTCCACGCGCTCGTCCTGGGGCAATGGCGGGTGCGCCGGCTGTTCTTCCTCGGCGACGCGGCGCACATGACCCCGCCGTTCCTCGCCCAGGGAATGTGCCAGGGCATACGTGACGCCTCCAACCTGATGTGGAAACTCGCCCTCTGCCTACGGTCGGGCGCCGCCGAGTCCCTGCTCGACACCTACCAGCAGGAGCGCGTGCCGCATGTCCGTCAGGTGACGCTCACGACGAAGGAGTTCGGGCGGCTCATCTGCGAGCGCGACGAGGCCACCGCGGCCAAGCGGGACGCCGACCTGCTGGCGGAGCTGGCGGCCGAGCCGGGAGGAACCATCCGCCAGTCCCTGATCCCCGGCCTTCGGACGGGCTTCCTGGCCCCGGAGGGTCTCCCCGCTCGCGGCGATCTCCTGCCCCAGCCCAGGGTGACCGACGAGCGGGACCGCACCGGCCTGCTGGACGAGTTCACCGGCAGCGTCTTCCGCCTCGTCGTCCGCCATGACGCGGATGCCGCGGCGGCCGAGTCCGCGCTGCGCGCCCACCGGGCCGACGGCGGTTTCCCCGTCCACCTCGTCCGCCTCGTACCGCCGGGCAACGAAGCCGCGCCGAGCGAGCGCCACGAGTACCGTGAGGAACAGCCCGTCCTGGACTCCTGGATGCGCCGGCGGTCCTGCGCGGCGGTGCTGGCGCGCCCCGACCACTACGTGTTCGGCGGCGTCCCTTCCACGAGCGATCTCGGCAGCCTCCTCACGTCCGCCCGCCGACAACTCGGGTGA
- a CDS encoding Re/Si-specific NAD(P)(+) transhydrogenase subunit alpha: protein MVQAEPEPQSIGVPAESTAGEMRVAATPVTVAKLVALGYDVVVEPGAGASSRFSDAAYAEAGARLGDPWAAQIVLKVNGPSTEEIGRLPDGATLIALISPALDPELVEALARRPITVLAMDAVPRISRAQSLDVLSSMANIAGYRAVVEAAHAFGRFFTGQVTAAGKVPPAKVLVAGAGVAGLAAIGAARSLGAVVRATDPRPEVAEQVRSLGGEFLTVSAEQEVGTDGYAKATSDDYNRLAERLYAEQAADVDIIITTALVPGRPAPRLITAADVARMRPGSVIVDMAAAQGGNVEGTVAGKAVVTDNDVTIIGYTDLPGRLPAQASQLYGTNVVNLMKLLTPGKDGRLVLDFDDVVQRSMTVVREGEKTWPPPPVQVSAAAAPDAAPRPAARPASGTAAKPARPARSAYALVGAGALALFLVTAFSPSELIGHFTVFVLAIVIGFYVIGQVHHALHTPLMSVTNAISGIVVVGALLQIGHGNTAVTVLSFAAILLASVNIFGGFAVTRRMLGMFSKG, encoded by the coding sequence ATGGTCCAAGCGGAACCCGAACCCCAGAGCATCGGCGTCCCGGCCGAGTCCACCGCGGGCGAGATGAGGGTGGCGGCGACCCCGGTCACCGTGGCGAAACTCGTCGCGCTCGGGTACGACGTGGTGGTCGAACCGGGGGCGGGGGCGTCGTCCCGCTTCTCCGACGCCGCCTACGCGGAGGCCGGCGCCCGGCTCGGCGACCCGTGGGCGGCCCAGATCGTGCTCAAGGTGAACGGCCCCTCCACCGAGGAGATCGGCCGGCTGCCCGACGGGGCGACACTGATCGCGCTGATCAGCCCGGCACTCGACCCGGAACTGGTCGAGGCTCTGGCCCGGCGGCCGATCACCGTCCTCGCCATGGACGCCGTACCCCGTATCTCCCGGGCCCAGTCGCTGGACGTCCTCAGCTCCATGGCGAACATCGCCGGATACCGGGCCGTCGTCGAGGCCGCCCACGCCTTCGGACGGTTCTTCACCGGCCAGGTGACCGCCGCCGGCAAGGTGCCGCCCGCCAAGGTCCTGGTCGCCGGCGCCGGGGTCGCCGGACTCGCGGCGATCGGCGCGGCCCGCAGCCTCGGCGCCGTGGTCCGCGCCACCGACCCCCGGCCCGAGGTCGCCGAGCAGGTCCGTTCCCTGGGCGGCGAGTTCCTCACGGTCTCCGCCGAGCAGGAGGTCGGCACCGACGGCTACGCCAAGGCCACCTCGGACGACTACAACCGGCTCGCCGAGCGCCTGTACGCCGAGCAGGCGGCCGACGTCGACATCATCATCACCACCGCGCTCGTCCCGGGCCGTCCGGCACCGAGGCTGATCACCGCCGCCGACGTCGCGCGCATGAGGCCCGGCAGCGTCATCGTCGACATGGCGGCCGCCCAGGGCGGCAACGTCGAGGGCACGGTCGCCGGCAAGGCCGTCGTCACCGACAACGACGTGACGATCATCGGCTACACCGATCTGCCCGGCCGGCTCCCCGCCCAGGCCTCACAGCTCTACGGCACCAACGTCGTCAACCTGATGAAGCTGCTCACCCCCGGCAAGGACGGCAGGCTCGTCCTCGACTTCGACGACGTCGTGCAGCGCTCCATGACCGTGGTCCGCGAGGGGGAGAAGACCTGGCCCCCGCCCCCGGTGCAGGTGTCGGCGGCTGCGGCCCCCGACGCGGCCCCGCGACCCGCGGCACGCCCGGCCTCCGGGACAGCGGCGAAACCCGCACGTCCGGCCCGGTCCGCCTACGCCCTCGTGGGCGCCGGAGCGCTCGCCCTGTTCCTGGTGACCGCCTTCTCGCCGAGCGAACTCATCGGCCACTTCACGGTGTTCGTGCTGGCGATCGTCATCGGCTTCTACGTCATCGGCCAGGTGCACCACGCGCTGCACACCCCGCTGATGTCGGTCACCAACGCCATCTCCGGCATCGTCGTGGTCGGCGCGCTGCTGCAGATCGGGCACGGGAACACCGCCGTCACCGTCCTGTCGTTCGCCGCGATCCTGCTGGCGAGCGTCAACATCTTCGGCGGATTCGCCGTCACCCGCCGCATGCTCGGCATGTTCTCGAAGGGCTGA